The following proteins come from a genomic window of Paenibacillus spongiae:
- a CDS encoding Rne/Rng family ribonuclease: protein MKQMLVHSQSDMLQTAILQEGRLVEFDMEKTEAAGQLVGSLYKGKVINVLPGMQAAFVDIGLMKNAFLYIDDVLHPHLERQPKEKPLITELLTPGQELIVQVVKEPLGGKGARVTTHYSLPGRYLVYMPQADYVGVSKKVNGDQERGRLRFVGDSIRQEGEGVILRTAAEGESVQALQGDVDFLRGLWAGIEERSRRMSAPAELHREAGLSRRIVRDFLTAETDEVWIDDRSRFLETETLIRQMAPSMLKRLKFYEQRDPMFARYRINVQLSEAFDRRFRLDCGGDLVWDMTEALTVIDVNTGKFVGTSDLEDTVFRTNMEAAEQIARLLRLRDVGGIILVDFIDMELDQHRDQILQRLETLVRQDRTKCQVVGWTRLGLLEMTRKKARNHAMNQPYETCLGCKGRGKIQTLGK from the coding sequence ATGAAGCAAATGTTGGTACATAGTCAAAGCGATATGCTGCAAACGGCGATCCTGCAGGAAGGCCGTCTTGTGGAGTTTGATATGGAGAAAACAGAGGCTGCAGGACAGCTTGTCGGCAGCTTGTACAAAGGGAAGGTTATTAATGTGCTGCCTGGCATGCAGGCCGCATTTGTCGATATCGGATTGATGAAGAATGCATTCCTCTATATTGACGATGTGCTGCACCCGCACCTGGAGCGGCAGCCCAAGGAAAAGCCGCTGATTACGGAGCTGCTCACGCCCGGGCAGGAGCTGATCGTCCAGGTGGTGAAGGAGCCTCTGGGCGGCAAAGGTGCCCGAGTTACAACGCATTACTCCTTGCCGGGGCGCTACTTGGTCTATATGCCGCAAGCGGATTATGTCGGTGTGTCCAAGAAGGTGAACGGCGACCAGGAGCGCGGCCGGCTGCGTTTCGTTGGCGATTCGATCCGGCAGGAGGGGGAAGGCGTCATCCTGCGGACGGCGGCGGAGGGCGAGAGTGTGCAAGCGCTGCAAGGGGATGTCGATTTTTTGCGCGGGCTGTGGGCAGGCATCGAGGAACGTTCCCGGCGCATGTCGGCTCCGGCCGAGCTCCATCGTGAAGCGGGTCTATCGCGCCGGATCGTCAGAGACTTTCTAACCGCCGAGACCGACGAGGTGTGGATCGACGACCGCAGCCGCTTTCTGGAAACCGAAACGCTCATACGCCAGATGGCGCCCTCGATGCTGAAGCGGCTGAAGTTTTATGAGCAGCGCGATCCGATGTTTGCCCGCTATCGAATTAACGTACAGCTAAGCGAGGCCTTCGATCGCCGTTTCAGGCTCGATTGCGGGGGCGACCTGGTTTGGGACATGACGGAAGCGCTGACGGTCATCGATGTCAACACGGGGAAATTTGTCGGCACAAGCGATCTGGAGGATACGGTATTCCGCACCAATATGGAAGCGGCCGAACAAATCGCCAGGCTGCTCAGGCTCCGGGATGTTGGCGGCATCATTCTTGTTGATTTCATCGATATGGAGCTGGATCAGCACCGCGACCAAATTTTGCAGCGGCTGGAGACGCTCGTGCGCCAGGACCGGACCAAGTGCCAAGTGGTAGGCTGGACGCGGCTGGGCTTACTGGAGATGACGCGCAAGAAGGCACGCAATCATGCCATGAACCAGCCATACGAAACCTGCTTGGGCTGCAAGGGCCGGGGGAAGATTCAAACCTTGGGCAAGTGA
- the obgE gene encoding GTPase ObgE: protein MFVDKARIFVKGGNGGDGIVSYRREKYVPEGGPAGGDGGKGADVIFRVDEGLRTLMDFRYQRHFKGQRGERGKVKSMHGANAEQMIVRIPPGTIIIDEESEEIVADMTRNGQEVVVARGGRGGRGNARFATASNPAPGFSENGEEGQERWIILELKVMADVGLVGFPSVGKSTLLSIVSAATPKIGAYHFTTITPNLGVVDVGDGRSFVMADLPGLIEGAHEGVGLGHDFLRHVERTRVILHVVDMSGSEGRDPFEDWVKINDELRLYNPILAQRPQIIVANKMDMPEAEEQLALFREQLAEFDTDIEYDIMPMSSLTKLGVKELLYRAADLLETVPEMPMIEEVKDVAERKVYTLKKQEDQSFKIRRENESYVVESEAIEKFIKRVNLNSYDAVMRFARTMRKMGLDDALRKAGAKDGDLILIGDFSFEFFEGSDYLYE, encoded by the coding sequence ATGTTTGTCGACAAAGCGAGAATATTTGTAAAAGGCGGCAACGGCGGTGACGGGATCGTCTCGTACCGCCGTGAGAAATATGTCCCGGAGGGCGGACCGGCCGGCGGGGATGGCGGTAAAGGAGCGGACGTTATTTTCCGTGTCGATGAGGGACTTCGCACGCTCATGGATTTCCGCTACCAAAGGCACTTCAAGGGGCAGCGCGGCGAGCGGGGCAAGGTCAAGAGTATGCACGGGGCAAATGCGGAGCAGATGATCGTCCGCATTCCGCCAGGAACCATTATCATCGACGAGGAATCCGAAGAAATCGTCGCCGATATGACGCGGAACGGCCAAGAAGTGGTCGTGGCGCGAGGCGGTCGAGGCGGACGCGGCAATGCGCGCTTTGCCACAGCCAGCAATCCGGCACCGGGATTTTCGGAGAATGGCGAAGAAGGCCAGGAGCGCTGGATTATTCTGGAGCTGAAGGTCATGGCCGATGTCGGGCTGGTAGGTTTTCCGAGTGTAGGAAAATCGACTCTGCTGTCGATCGTGTCCGCCGCTACGCCAAAGATCGGCGCTTATCATTTCACGACAATAACGCCGAATCTCGGCGTTGTGGACGTGGGCGACGGCCGCAGCTTCGTAATGGCGGATCTTCCGGGTCTAATCGAAGGGGCTCATGAAGGCGTAGGGTTGGGGCATGATTTTCTGAGGCACGTTGAGCGGACGCGCGTCATTCTTCACGTCGTCGATATGTCCGGCTCTGAAGGGCGCGATCCATTCGAGGACTGGGTGAAGATCAACGATGAACTCCGGCTCTATAACCCAATTCTCGCGCAGCGGCCGCAGATTATCGTTGCCAACAAGATGGATATGCCGGAAGCGGAGGAACAGCTGGCGCTGTTCCGGGAGCAGCTGGCTGAATTCGATACCGATATCGAATACGACATCATGCCGATGTCTTCCCTTACCAAGCTAGGCGTCAAGGAGCTGCTCTATCGGGCTGCAGATCTGCTGGAGACCGTTCCTGAGATGCCGATGATCGAAGAAGTGAAGGATGTTGCCGAGCGCAAGGTGTATACGCTCAAGAAGCAGGAAGACCAGTCGTTCAAGATCCGGCGGGAAAATGAGTCGTACGTGGTCGAAAGCGAAGCGATCGAGAAGTTTATCAAGCGTGTAAACCTAAATTCCTATGACGCGGTTATGCGATTCGCTCGCACAATGCGTAAGATGGGCCTGGATGACGCTCTTCGTAAGGCGGGGGCGAAGGATGGCGATCTCATACTGATCGGTGATTTCTCCTTCGAATTCTTCGAAGGCAGCGACTACTTGTACGAGTAA
- a CDS encoding M23 family metallopeptidase: MDTRNGVRQRRQERIRQILEQQQTLTLPKAAAEQDRSYQAPVHGVQPSSIPGHKPAGMPPVSGSMERDPERDWKERANPWENAGWNMTAKLHPAGGKASDRGGGREGRGGKGGSPFIRGIYIQTVISAILFVIVFAMYKLEHPIAKKGQQIVTAALTDTMDFQAAAEWYEATFAGAPSFIPIFGSHAPKQAEVVEGGIELPTMAPLKNGTVVRTFAETLSGVDLAGESNDEVVASETGRVLLVTEDEKTGKTIVIQHANQRETVYGMLGETQVVLSDWVEAGHPIGKLKAASEGETSLLFFAVKEKGRFVNPADVFPLD, translated from the coding sequence TTGGATACAAGAAACGGAGTACGGCAGCGCCGTCAGGAACGGATACGCCAAATCTTGGAGCAGCAGCAGACGCTGACTCTGCCGAAGGCTGCAGCAGAACAAGATCGTTCCTACCAGGCTCCGGTCCATGGGGTGCAGCCGTCAAGCATTCCGGGCCATAAGCCGGCAGGTATGCCGCCGGTAAGCGGCTCAATGGAGCGGGACCCGGAGCGGGATTGGAAGGAAAGGGCAAATCCATGGGAGAATGCCGGCTGGAACATGACGGCAAAGCTTCATCCTGCTGGCGGCAAAGCTTCGGATAGAGGCGGCGGAAGAGAAGGGAGAGGCGGGAAGGGCGGAAGCCCGTTCATCCGGGGGATATATATACAGACGGTCATATCCGCGATTCTCTTTGTTATCGTTTTCGCCATGTACAAGTTAGAGCATCCGATTGCCAAGAAAGGGCAGCAGATCGTTACGGCAGCACTTACCGACACAATGGATTTCCAAGCCGCCGCGGAGTGGTATGAAGCGACATTTGCAGGTGCGCCTTCGTTTATTCCGATATTCGGCAGTCATGCGCCGAAGCAAGCTGAGGTAGTCGAAGGCGGGATTGAGCTTCCGACGATGGCCCCGCTCAAGAATGGGACGGTTGTGAGGACGTTCGCGGAGACGCTTAGCGGCGTCGATCTCGCCGGTGAATCCAATGATGAGGTGGTTGCTTCGGAGACCGGGCGCGTATTGCTTGTAACCGAGGACGAGAAAACCGGGAAGACGATTGTCATTCAGCATGCGAATCAGCGCGAGACGGTATACGGCATGCTTGGGGAGACACAGGTTGTGCTCAGCGACTGGGTTGAAGCAGGCCATCCGATTGGAAAGCTGAAGGCCGCATCCGAGGGAGAGACAAGCTTGTTATTCTTTGCGGTGAAGGAGAAAGGCCGGTTCGTCAATCCCGCTGACGTCTTCCCGCTTGATTAG
- the rplU gene encoding 50S ribosomal protein L21 — translation MFAIIETGGKQYKVQEGDVLYIEKLEATEGDSVTFDRVLAVSKGDGLVTGTPVVSGATVSAKVEKHGKGQKIIVYKYKAKKNYRRKQGHRQPYTKVTIGKIQA, via the coding sequence ATGTTCGCAATCATTGAAACCGGTGGCAAGCAATACAAAGTCCAAGAAGGCGATGTCCTGTACATCGAAAAATTGGAAGCAACGGAAGGCGATAGCGTAACGTTTGATCGCGTTCTTGCTGTTTCCAAAGGTGACGGTCTCGTAACCGGCACTCCGGTCGTTTCCGGCGCAACCGTATCGGCTAAAGTCGAGAAACACGGCAAAGGTCAAAAAATTATCGTCTACAAATATAAGGCGAAGAAGAACTACCGCCGCAAGCAAGGCCATCGTCAGCCGTACACGAAAGTAACAATCGGCAAGATCCAAGCGTAA
- a CDS encoding site-2 protease family protein, with product MIRWRGILWSIHPLFVLVMLASVMTGYFVELLTLFGIVLVHELGHVIVARGYGWTIREVKLLPFGGVAEVEDSGGLPAKEEAAVVLAGPLQNVWMGAAAWGLGQLGWWNNEWASYVVQANIMIGVFNLLPILPLDGGKMLQVLLSRWLTYHQMLLWGARISLLLSAGMVLYAFLPIIKAGGTGIQLNLLAVGIFLFMTNWTYNRNIPYLFLRFLTSRAAASTRHIVRGVWAQPIVVSKRHTVTAALRLFKRDQYHLIVVMEERGRIVAVLPEQRLVNGFLEDGKPDRAVCDLFM from the coding sequence TTGATTAGGTGGCGCGGAATCCTATGGTCTATCCATCCCCTCTTCGTGCTCGTCATGCTCGCTTCCGTCATGACGGGCTATTTTGTGGAGCTGCTCACCTTATTTGGCATCGTGCTCGTACATGAACTGGGTCATGTCATCGTTGCCCGCGGATATGGATGGACCATCCGTGAAGTGAAGCTGCTTCCCTTCGGAGGCGTTGCGGAGGTCGAGGATTCGGGCGGCTTGCCGGCGAAGGAGGAGGCAGCAGTGGTTCTGGCCGGACCGCTGCAGAATGTATGGATGGGGGCGGCCGCCTGGGGATTGGGACAATTGGGGTGGTGGAATAATGAATGGGCATCGTACGTCGTTCAAGCGAATATCATGATCGGCGTATTTAATTTGCTGCCGATCCTGCCGCTTGACGGGGGGAAGATGTTGCAGGTTCTTCTTAGCCGTTGGCTCACCTATCATCAAATGCTGCTGTGGGGAGCCCGGATCAGCTTGCTGTTGAGTGCGGGGATGGTTCTATACGCCTTCTTGCCTATAATCAAGGCGGGAGGGACCGGCATTCAGCTTAATTTGCTTGCGGTGGGCATATTTCTGTTTATGACCAATTGGACCTATAACCGCAACATCCCGTACCTGTTTCTCCGTTTCCTGACGAGCCGGGCAGCGGCCTCGACCCGGCACATTGTAAGAGGCGTATGGGCGCAGCCGATCGTAGTTTCGAAACGGCATACCGTAACGGCGGCGCTGCGGCTCTTCAAGAGAGATCAGTATCACCTCATCGTCGTCATGGAAGAGCGCGGGCGAATCGTTGCCGTGCTTCCCGAGCAGCGGCTCGTCAACGGTTTTTTGGAAGATGGAAAGCCGGACCGTGCAGTTTGCGACCTTTTCATGTAA
- a CDS encoding Spo0B domain-containing protein codes for MNRIRNLKHYAAASVLLPAAGVLVWRSELWLLAVFVGWVAAAAAIWIWCERQEQSNRTTRMAHAMQTAAIRTLNHHRHDWMNDLQVLYGYIRMGKTDKAVQCVEQIRERMATESKIAKLGVPSLVTYIQSFRTLTNSLLLDVDIEGELNLSELPLDGERVSNAIVDMINVYRFAVKPGLGEAAKLIVEFDLDEKRLYVTFLFDGEIGDMEEWHQKWKKQVKDTPLKPLEAQQLPERLELQAELGN; via the coding sequence ATGAATCGCATAAGAAATTTGAAGCACTATGCGGCCGCATCCGTACTGCTTCCTGCCGCTGGCGTATTGGTATGGCGCTCGGAGTTATGGCTTCTTGCCGTGTTTGTGGGCTGGGTTGCCGCAGCAGCGGCGATATGGATTTGGTGCGAGAGGCAAGAGCAATCGAATCGGACAACCAGAATGGCGCATGCCATGCAGACCGCAGCGATCCGAACGCTTAATCATCACCGCCACGACTGGATGAATGATCTCCAGGTATTGTATGGCTACATTCGAATGGGCAAGACGGATAAGGCTGTGCAGTGCGTGGAACAGATAAGAGAAAGAATGGCGACGGAAAGTAAGATCGCCAAGCTCGGCGTGCCATCGCTTGTGACTTATATCCAATCGTTCCGGACCTTGACGAACTCTCTTCTGCTGGATGTGGATATTGAGGGCGAGTTGAATCTGTCGGAGCTGCCGCTTGACGGAGAACGCGTATCCAATGCGATTGTGGATATGATTAATGTATATCGGTTTGCAGTTAAACCTGGCTTGGGTGAAGCGGCCAAGCTGATCGTCGAATTTGATTTAGACGAGAAGAGGCTCTACGTGACCTTCTTGTTCGATGGCGAAATCGGCGATATGGAAGAGTGGCATCAGAAGTGGAAGAAGCAAGTGAAGGATACGCCGCTGAAGCCGCTGGAAGCGCAGCAGCTGCCGGAGCGGCTGGAGCTTCAGGCGGAGCTCGGAAATTGA
- a CDS encoding FtsW/RodA/SpoVE family cell cycle protein — MLGKLKKIDWSIILILLVLMVISTLLVRSATFGYPGYDNYDTKTLIFYGIGFVLAILTTFVDYRFLLKGWYVLYGIGIVLLVVVYLTAEEINGARAWFELPGGLQFQPAEMEKIILIITIAFLMGRRQGDPLRIRQDLLVVAAFSFIPFMLVMIQPDLGNAIIYLVIVLGMLWIGNVRYTHVLIGLAIVIGGLMLSVFLFNQYNQQIHDYLDSKNKVHWYERINGFINPEEASDKEVYQANKAKIAIGSGGLTGDGYMQGDSKNRKFIPYPYSDAIFVVIGEEFGFQGAAVVLLLYFLLIYRMIIISFHCYDIRGSFIIIGIVSMYVFQIFQNIGMMIGLMPITGITLPFISYGGTSLLLNMLSIGIVFSVKAHQEKYEIEHLAVQRTAR, encoded by the coding sequence GTGTTAGGTAAACTGAAGAAAATCGACTGGAGTATCATTCTTATCCTCCTTGTCCTGATGGTGATCAGCACCTTGCTTGTTCGAAGTGCGACATTCGGCTATCCGGGGTACGATAATTATGACACGAAGACACTGATCTTCTATGGAATCGGATTTGTTTTGGCGATATTGACAACGTTTGTTGACTATCGGTTTCTGCTAAAAGGCTGGTACGTCCTCTATGGAATCGGGATCGTTCTGCTTGTCGTCGTTTATTTGACAGCGGAAGAGATCAACGGCGCGCGCGCTTGGTTCGAGCTTCCCGGAGGGCTGCAGTTTCAGCCGGCCGAGATGGAAAAGATAATTCTCATTATTACAATCGCATTCCTGATGGGCCGCCGCCAAGGAGACCCGCTGCGTATCCGGCAGGACTTGCTTGTCGTCGCCGCATTTTCCTTCATACCGTTCATGCTCGTCATGATCCAACCGGATCTCGGGAATGCCATCATCTATTTGGTCATTGTGCTAGGCATGCTGTGGATCGGCAACGTCAGGTATACGCATGTTCTAATCGGGCTTGCGATCGTAATAGGAGGACTGATGCTGTCCGTCTTTCTATTCAATCAATACAACCAGCAAATCCATGATTACCTGGATAGTAAAAATAAGGTTCACTGGTACGAGAGAATCAACGGCTTCATTAATCCGGAAGAAGCGTCGGACAAAGAAGTGTATCAGGCGAATAAAGCGAAGATTGCGATTGGCTCCGGCGGATTAACCGGTGACGGATATATGCAGGGGGACTCCAAGAATAGGAAGTTTATCCCATATCCGTATTCGGACGCCATATTCGTCGTCATCGGTGAGGAATTCGGCTTTCAAGGCGCTGCCGTCGTGCTGCTGCTATATTTCCTTCTCATCTATCGGATGATTATAATCTCCTTTCATTGTTATGATATACGAGGTTCTTTCATCATCATTGGCATTGTATCGATGTATGTGTTTCAAATCTTTCAGAATATCGGAATGATGATCGGACTCATGCCGATTACGGGAATTACACTGCCTTTCATCAGCTATGGCGGGACATCCTTGCTGCTCAACATGCTTTCTATAGGCATTGTCTTCAGCGTGAAGGCGCATCAGGAAAAATACGAGATCGAACATTTAGCCGTTCAGCGGACCGCCCGCTGA
- a CDS encoding ribosomal-processing cysteine protease Prp encodes MITVTIERNTDDRHIAAFAVEGHAKYAKPGKDIVCAGVSAVTVGTVNAIEQLAGLELPASMKNGWLQSEIPVLEDALVNEKVQLLLESMIVMVETIAGSYGKFVEVREQNRS; translated from the coding sequence ATGATTACCGTTACGATCGAACGAAATACGGATGACAGACATATCGCGGCATTCGCCGTAGAAGGCCATGCCAAGTACGCCAAGCCCGGTAAGGATATCGTATGTGCGGGCGTCTCTGCCGTTACGGTGGGGACGGTTAACGCCATCGAGCAATTAGCGGGTCTCGAGCTTCCGGCTTCCATGAAGAACGGCTGGCTGCAATCGGAAATTCCTGTACTGGAGGACGCCTTGGTTAACGAGAAGGTTCAATTGCTATTGGAATCGATGATTGTCATGGTCGAAACGATTGCCGGCTCCTACGGGAAGTTCGTCGAGGTTAGGGAACAAAACCGGTCATAA
- a CDS encoding ACT domain-containing protein, which yields MGERYFVVREDILPEAIVKTIQVKDMLQRGEASTVHEAAERVGLSRSAFYKYKDGVYTLNQLQRERIVTISMDLEHRSGVLSKVLGLLAGSEGNVLTINQTIPLQGLANVVISMDTSGMNDGLSELVEAIRRQEGVRKASVIGQG from the coding sequence GTGGGAGAACGATACTTTGTCGTCCGCGAGGACATTTTACCTGAAGCGATCGTCAAGACGATCCAGGTCAAAGATATGCTCCAGCGCGGCGAAGCGTCTACAGTCCATGAAGCGGCAGAACGTGTGGGACTTAGCCGCAGTGCCTTCTATAAATATAAAGACGGCGTCTACACGCTTAACCAGCTGCAGCGTGAACGGATCGTTACGATCTCGATGGATCTGGAGCATCGCTCAGGCGTATTGTCCAAGGTGCTTGGCTTGCTGGCCGGTTCGGAGGGCAATGTGCTTACGATTAACCAGACGATCCCGCTGCAAGGCTTGGCGAATGTTGTCATTTCCATGGATACGTCGGGGATGAATGACGGATTGTCCGAGCTTGTCGAAGCGATACGTAGACAAGAAGGCGTACGCAAAGCTTCGGTCATCGGACAAGGTTAG
- the rpmA gene encoding 50S ribosomal protein L27 — protein MLKLNLQLFASKKGVGSTRNGRDSQAKRLGAKRADGQTVSAGSILYRQRGTKIHPGNNVGIGKDDTLFAKVEGVVKFERWGRDRKKVSVYPIEAAPVAAAVEV, from the coding sequence ATGTTGAAACTGAATCTTCAGCTATTCGCTTCGAAGAAAGGTGTCGGTTCCACACGGAACGGTCGCGACAGCCAAGCGAAACGTCTTGGCGCGAAGCGTGCGGACGGACAAACGGTATCGGCTGGCAGCATTCTTTACCGTCAACGCGGAACGAAGATCCATCCAGGCAACAATGTCGGGATCGGTAAAGACGACACGCTATTCGCTAAAGTAGAGGGCGTTGTCAAGTTTGAACGTTGGGGACGCGACCGCAAGAAAGTTAGCGTTTATCCAATTGAAGCTGCTCCGGTAGCCGCAGCAGTGGAAGTTTAA